The following coding sequences are from one Oncorhynchus nerka isolate Pitt River unplaced genomic scaffold, Oner_Uvic_2.0 unplaced_scaffold_3353, whole genome shotgun sequence window:
- the LOC135566783 gene encoding keratin-associated protein 10-7-like: LFSCETQFCSPCETQFCSPCETQFCSPCETQFCSPCETQFCSPFLFSCETQFCSPCVAQFCSPCETQFCSPCETQFCSPCETQFVLFSCVTQFCSPCEFCSPCETQFCSPCETQFCLPFCSPCETQFCSPCETQFCSPVAQFCSPCETQFCSPFLPVRPSSVLPVRPSSAPCETQFCSPCETQFCSPCEFCSPETQFCSPCETQFCSPFLFSCETQFCSPIQFCSPRETQFCSPVRPSSVLPVRPSLHQFCSPCETQFCSPCETQFCSPCETQFCSPFCSPCETQFCSPCETQFCETQFSCETQFCSPCETQFCFSCETQFCSP; the protein is encoded by the exons TTCTGTTCTCCTGTGAGACCCAGTTCTGTTCTCCCTGTGAGACCCAGTTCTGTTCTCCCTGTGAGACCCAGTTCTGTTCTCCCTGTGAGACCCAGTTCTGTTCTCCCTGTGAGACCCAGTTCTGTTCTCCCT TTCTGTTCTCCTGTGAGACCCAGTTCTGTTCTCCCTGTGTGGCCCAGTTCTGTTCTCCCTGTGAGACCCAGTTCTGTTCTCCCTGTGAGACCCAGTTCTGTTCTCCCTGTGAGACCCAGTTCG TTCTGTTCTCCTGTGTGACCCAGTTCTGTTCTCCCTGTGAGTTCTGTTCTCCCTGTGAGACCCAGTTCTGTTCTCCCTGTGAGACCCAGTTCTGTCTCCCT TTCTGTTCTCCCTGTGAGACCCAGTTCTGTTCTCCCTGTGAGACCCAGTTCTGTTCTCCTGTGGCCCAGTTCTGTTCTCCCTGTGAGACCCAGTTCTGTTCTCCCT TTCTCCCTGTGAGACCCAGTTCTGTTCTCCCTGTGAGACCCAGTTCTGCTCCCTGTGAGACCCAGTTCTGTTCTCCCTGTGAGACCCAGTTCTGTTCTCCCTGTGAGTTCTGTTCTCCTGAGACCCAGTTCTGTTCTCCCTGTGAGACCCAGTTCTGTTCTCCCT TTCTGTTCTCCTGTGAGACCCAGTTCTGTTCTCCT ATCCAGTTCTGTTCTCCCCGTGAGACCCAGTTCTGTTCTCCTGTGAGACCCAGTTCTGTTCTCCCTGTGAGACCCAGTCTCCACCAGTTCTGTTCTCCCTGTGAGACCCAGTTCTGTTCTCCCTGTGAGACCCAGTTCTGTTCTCCCTGTGAGACCCAGTTCTGTTCTCCT TTCTGTTCTCCCTGTGAGACCCAGTTCTGTTCTCCCTGTGAGACCCAGTTCTGTGAGACCCAGTTCTCCTGTGAGACCCAGTTCTGTTCTCCCTGTGAGACCCAGTTCTGTTTCTCCTGTGAGACCCAGTTCTGTTCTCCCT